One window from the genome of Grus americana isolate bGruAme1 chromosome 14, bGruAme1.mat, whole genome shotgun sequence encodes:
- the LOC129212989 gene encoding uncharacterized protein LOC129212989, giving the protein MAIARQVLCLSAFLSLPHARSEPIRYSVAEEGESGSVVANVAEDAGLAPAQLSARRARLASEDGRQHFRLDRGTGRLVVAERLDREQLCGQSGTCTLPFELLLANPLQFFRVEVTVEDINDHSPVFPEQQVTFKIPERSDPGSRFPLEGAQDLDIGSNSIQAYSIAPENEYFSVSFGSQSEDDKSVELVLEKPLDREERADLSFSLIAMDGGTPPRSGTTQVHIVVLDVNDNSPVFTQKLYVGQVLENAPEGSVVVKVVASDLDAGPNGAISYQFSQAVGQSPSAFIIDPVGGEIRLTKPLDFEVAENHELSVRATDGGGLSAICKVLVEVVDVNDNAPELVVSSFSSPLPESASPGTVVTLFTVRDQDAGANGKITCALKDQLSFSLRPAYKNYYELVTVSALDREETARYILTVTAADAGSPPLTTTQTFTVDISDVNDNAPVFNQTSYTMYVRENNVPTALVGAVSASDADVGPNAKVTYSLAPAHPAERPPCSCISVNSENGHVFVLRPLDYEHVRQIEVSVSASDAGSPRLSANVTVRLVVVDENDNAPLVLHPAQDSSPPSSELVPISAEAGYLVTKVVAVDADSGQNSWLSYHLLKASDPGLFAVGAQSGEVRLRRPVTERDAVKQKLVILVRDNGRPPLSATAALSALLLSDFSEVRLPQSSLATEDEGSSLTTYLIISLVFVSVLFLASTVAFVAHKVCKRKELKGGHVLYGTGNLQSSLAEAANAGTLPHAYCYEVSLTTGSGNSEFKFLKPILPSLPPQHCARGGGADDEQDLPRGPITMEDVAPDNPGTLSAEPFNSLSFTYMWAIFQPAETSPESQDLWGSLEVPFRKDNFSGQGIDRPVRWDLLVTNTSELIRDVKIGGSLGYSDHAVVESAVLRDRGQAKGARGGAVGAGGGRRGAGAEQQRVGAARDRGRERQRAAGAVPAAGAGAGRGLGGRGAGAALGRARGAGGQGGGGGRGRGAERVAVVRAGQGAGAGAVPRGAAQRPGAHGAGPVREGRAPAEPRRAGARARAAAALRHRHPRHRPGGRLLRRIPAAQPRSCGEARSENRCAARGRLARGKPTRGAWWLPFRRRTGRPAGACTPEPCRDPPPFPVLRLGFPSRCSAVPCWFLRAAPAERLLGGWSGRARRLSGSGPRLRRTAPWEPPRACLAAVFREGHGSASRETSAPARPRALGSGGRRGAAVCAHGSVCRCEPAARAAGGGGRSPAAGRRVVLPAKAAPSGCGRGGAQPSRAERSGAQPSGAEPGSGGERCSVPSAAGPRRPRSGSPAGVGEKEGGRENGRPPPSRTEAVRRPDMAIARQVLCLSAFLSLPHARSEPIRYSVAEEGESGSVVANVAEDAGLAPAQLSARRARLASEDGRQHFRLDRGTGRLVVAERLDREQLCGQSGTCTLPFELLLANPLQFFRVEVTVEDINDHSPVFPEQQVTFKILETSNPGLRFPLEGARDLDIGSNSIQAYSIAPENEYFSVSFGSRSKGKKYVELVLEKPLDREEQADLSFSLIAMDGGMPPRSGTTQVHIVVLDVNDNVPIFTEDVYIGQVLENAPEGSVVVKVVASDLDAGPNGAISYQFSQAVSQSPSAFVIDPVSGEIRLTTALDFEVAENHELSVRATDGGGLSAICKVLVEVVDVNDNAPELVVSSFSSPLPESASPGTVVALFTVRDRDAGANGKITCALEDQLSFSLRPAYKNYYELVTVSALDREETARYILTVTAADAGSPPLTTTQTFTVDISDVNDNAPVFNQTSYTMYVRENNVPTALVGAVSASDADVGPNAKVTYSLAPAHPAERPPCSCISVNSENGHVFVLRPLDYEHVRQIEVSVSASDAGSPRLSANVTVRLVVVDENDNAPLVLHPAQDSSPPSSELVPISAEAGYLVTKVVAVDADSGQNSWLSYHLLKASDPGLFAVGAQSGEVRLRRPVTERDAVKQKLVILVRDNGRPPLSATAALSMLLLSDFSEVRLPQSSLATEDEGSSLTTYLIISLVFVSVLFLASTVAFVAHKVCKRKELKGGHVLYGTGNLQSSLAEAANAGTLPHAYCYEVSLTTGSGNSEFKFLKPILPSLPPQHCARGRGADDEQDLPQGPITMEDVAPDNPGTLSAEPFNSLSFT; this is encoded by the exons ATGGCGATCGCAAGGCAAGTGctttgtctctctgctttcctctccctgccgcaCGCTCGCTCCGAGCCCATCCGCTACTCCGTAGCCGAGGAGGGGGAGAGCGGCTCCGTGGTAGCGAACGTGGCGGAGGACGCGGGGCTGGCCCCGGCGCAGCTCTCGGCTCGCCGCGCCCGCCTGGCCTCGGAGGACGGCCGGCAGCACTTTCGCTTAGACCGCGGCACCGGCCGCCTCGTCGTGGCCGAGAGGCTGGACCGGGAGCAGCTGTGCGGGCAGTCCGGGACGTGCACGCTCCCCTTCGAGCTCCTGCTGGCAAACCCCCTGCAGTTCTTTCGGGTCGAGGTGACCGTGGAGGACATCAATGACCATTCGCCCGTTTTCCCCGAGCAACAGGTCACTTTTAAGATCCCGGAAAGGAGTGACCCGGGCTCGCGTTTCCCGCTGGAGGGGGCTCAGGACCTGGATATTGGCAGCAACAGCATCCAGGCTTACAGCATCGCTCCCGAGAACGAGTACTTTAGTGTCTCCTTTGGGAGTCAGAGTGAGGATGACAAATCTGTGGAACTGGTCTTGGAAAAGCCGCTAGACAGAGAGGAGCGGGCAGATTTGAGCTTCAGTCTCATTGCCATGGATGGAGGCACTCCACCCAGGAGCGGGACCACCCAAGTCCACATTGTTGTTCTAGATGTAAATGACAACTCTCCGGTCTTCACACAGAAATTGTACGTTGGCCAGGTACTGGAAAATGCTCCGGAGGGCTCTGTGGTTGTCAAGGTGGTGGCATCCGATCTGGATGCGGGACCTAACGGGGCCATCTCCTATCAATTCAGCCAAGCGGTGGGCCAGAGCCCCTCGGCATTTATCATTGACCCTGTGGGCGGTGAAATTAGACTCACAAAGCCTCTGGACTTTGAGGTGGCAGAGAATCACGAGCTCAGCGTGCGGGCCACGGACGGCGGGGGCCTCTCGGCAATCTGCAAGGTGTTGGTGGAGGTGGTGGATGTGAATGACAACGCGCCGGAGCTGGTGGTCAGTTCCttcagcagccccctccccgagAGCGCATCACCTGGGACGGTGGTCACCCTCTTCACGGTCAGGGACCAGGATGCTGGTGCCAACGGGAAGATCACCTGTGCCCTGAAAGACCAGCTGTCGTTCTCCCTGCGACCAGCCTACAAGAATTACTATGAGCTGGTGACCGTGAGCGCGCTGGACCGGGAGGAGACGGCGCGGTACATCCTCACTGTCACAGCAGCAGACGCGGGGTCACCTCCTCTCACGACCACCCAGACCTTCACGGTGGACATCTCCGATGTGAACGACAACGCGCCTGTCTTCAACCAAACTTCATACACTATGTACGTGCGTGAGAACAATGTGCCCACAGCGCTCGTTGGAGCCGTCAGCGCCTCGGATGCCGACGTGGGGCCCAATGCCAAGGTGACCTATTCCCTGGCCCCAGCGCACCCAGCAGAGCGGCCTCCCTGCTCCTGTATCTCTGTGAACTCTGAGAACGGGCACGTGTTTGTGCTGCGGCCCCTGGACTACGAGCATGTGAGGCAGATTGAGGTCTCAGTGAGCGCCTCTGACGCGGGGTCGCCTCGCCTTAGCGCCAACGTGACCGTCCGCCTTGTCGTGGTGGACGAGAATGACAATGCGCCTCTGGTGCTGCACCCCGCCCAGGACAGCAGCCCACCGTCCAGCGAGCTGGTGCCCATTTCGGCTGAGGCGGGGTACCTCGTCACCAAAGTGGTGGCTGTTGATGCCGACTCGGGGCAGAACTCGTGGCTCTCGTACCACTTGCTGAAGGCCAGCGACCCCGGGCTGTTTGCGGTGGGTGCCCAAAGCGGGGAGGTGCGGCTGAGGAGGCCAGTGACGGAGAGGGACGCCGTGAAGCAGAAGCTCGTCATCCTGGTGCGAGACAACGGGCGGCCACCGCTGTCAGCCACTGCGGCACTGAGCGCGCTCCTGCTCAGTGACTTCTCGGAGGTGCGCCTACcgcagagcagcctggccacGGAGGACGAGGGCAGCTCCCTGACCACCTATTTAATCATTTCATTGGTCTTTGTCTCGGTCCTCTTCCTCGCGTCCACGGTCGCCTTCGTCGCTCATAAGGTGTGCAAGAGAAAGGAGCTGAAGGGTGGGCACGTGCTTTACGGCACCGGCAacttgcagagcagcctggccgAGGCGGCCAATGCGGGGACCCTGCCCCACGCCTATTGCTACGAGGTCAGCCTCACAACAGGCTCGGGCAACAGCGAGTTCAAGTTCCTCAAGCccatcctccccagcctgccaccTCAGCACTGTGCCAGGGGCGGGGGCGCCGATGATGAACAGGATTTGCCCCGGGGCCCTATCACCATGGAGGACGTGGCACCAGACAACCCAGGGACGCTCTCTGCCGAACCGTTCAACAGTCTTTCCTTTACCTA CATGTGGGCTATCTTCCAGCCAGCGGAGACCTCCCCAGAGTCCCAAGACCTCTG GGGCTCGTTGGAGGTGCCCTTTAGGAAGGATAACTTCTCAGGCCAGGGAATAGACAGGCCTGTCAGATGGGACCTGTTGGTCACCAACACGAGTGAGCTAATCAGAGACGTCAAGATTGGGGGCAGCCTGGGCTACAGTGATCATGCAGTGGTGGAGTCTGCAGTCCTGAGGGACAGGGGTCAGGCGAAGG GTGCGCgaggtggggctgtgggtgcggGCGGAGGACGGCGGGGCGCCGGCGCTGAGCAGCAACGTGTCGGTGCGGCTCGTGATCGTGGACgagaacgacaacgcgccgCAGGTGCTGTACCCGCCGCCGGCGCCGGCGCCGGGCGCGGGCTGGGCGGGCGTGGAGCTGGCGCCGCGCTCGGCCGAGCCCGGGGCGCTGGTGGCCAAGGTGGTGGCGGTGGACGCGGACGCGGGGCAGAACGCGTGGCTGTCGTACGAGCTGGCCAAGGCGCCGGAGCCGGGGCTGTTCCGCGTGGGGCTGCACAGCGGCCAGGTGCGCACGGCGCGGGCCCTGTCCGAGAGGGACGCGCCCCGGCAGAGCCTCGTCGTGCTGGTGCGAGAGCGCGGGCAGCCGCCGCGCTCCGCCACCGCCACCCTCGGCATCGCCCCGGTGGACGGCTTCTCCGACGTATTCCGGCAGCTCAACCACGCTCCTGCGGGGAGGCAAGGAGCGAGAACCGCTGTGCAGCTCGCGGCCGGCTGGCGAGAGGGAAGCCAACGCGGGGAGCTTGGTGGCTCCCGTTCCGCCGCCGGACTGGCCGGCCGGCAGGCGCGTGCACGCCCGAGCCTTGCCGAGACCCGCCTCCGTTCCCCGTCCTCAGGCTGGGATTCCCGAGTCGGTGTagtgccgtgccgtgctggTTCCTGCGTGCTGCCCCTGCGGAGAGGCTCCTGGGCGGCTGGTCCGGCCGGGCAAGGCGGCTGAGTGGATCGGGGCCGCGCCTCCGCCGCACGGCGCCGTGGGAACCGCCTCGTGCTTGTCTTGCCGCCGTGTTTCGCGAAGGGCACGGATCGGCCTCCCGGGAGACAagcgcgcccgcccgcccgcgggcTCTGGGCAGCGGGGGAAGACGCGGGGCAGCTGTGTGTGCGCACGGGTCCGTGTGCCGGTGCGAgccggcagcgcgggcagcgggcggcggcgggcgcagTCCCGCCGCGGGCCGCAGGGTGGTGCTCCCGGCCAAGGCGGCGCCGAGCGGCTgcgggcggggaggcg cccagcccagccgagcggagcggagcggagcccagccgagcggagcggagccgggTAGCGGCGGCGAGCGGTGCTCCGTGCCATCCGCTGCCGGGCCGCGGCGGCCGCGCTCCGGGTCGCCAGCCGGAGTCGgcgagaaggagggagggagggagaacgGACGCCCGCCGCCCAGCCGC ACGGAGGCTGTCCGCCGCCCCGACATGGCGATCGCAAGGCAAGTGctttgtctctctgctttcctctccctgccgcaCGCTCGCTCCGAGCCCATCCGCTACTCCGTAGCCGAGGAGGGGGAGAGCGGCTCCGTGGTAGCGAACGTGGCGGAGGACGCGGGGCTGGCCCCGGCGCAGCTCTCGGCTCGCCGCGCCCGCCTGGCCTCGGAGGACGGCCGGCAGCACTTTCGCTTAGACCGCGGCACCGGCCGCCTCGTCGTGGCCGAGAGGCTGGACCGGGAGCAGCTGTGCGGGCAGTCCGGGACGTGCACGCTCCCCTTCGAGCTCCTGCTGGCAAACCCCCTGCAGTTCTTTCGGGTCGAGGTGACCGTGGAGGACATCAATGACCATTCGCCCGTTTTCCCCGAGCAACAGGTCACTTTTAAGATCCTGGAAACTAGTAACCCAGGCTTGCGTTTCCCGCTGGAGGGGGCTCGGGACCTGGATATTGGCAGCAACAGCATCCAGGCTTACAGCATCGCTCCCGAGAACGAGTACTTTAGTGTCTCCTTTGGGAGTCGGAGTAAGGGCAAGAAGTACGTGGAACTGGTCTTGGAGAAGCCACTAGacagagaggagcaggcagatTTGAGCTTCAGTCTCATTGCCATGGACGGGGGTATGCCACCCAGGAGCGGGACCACCCAAGTCCACATTGTTGTTCTAGATGTAAATGACAATGTTCCCATCTTCACAGAAGATGTGTACATTGGCCAGGTACTGGAAAATGCTCCGGAGGGCTCTGTGGTTGTCAAGGTGGTGGCATCCGATCTGGATGCAGGACCTAACGGGGCCATCTCCTATCAATTCAGCCAAGCGGTGAGCCAGAGCCCCTCAGCATTTGTCATTGACCCTGTGAGCGGTGAAATTAGACTCACAACGGCTCTGGACTTTGAGGTGGCAGAGAATCACGAGCTCAGCGTGCGGGCCACGGACGGCGGGGGCCTCTCAGCAATCTGCAAGGTGTTGGTGGAGGTGGTGGATGTGAATGACAACGCGCCGGAGCTGGTGGTCAGTTCCttcagcagccccctccccgagAGCGCATCACCTGGGACGGTGGTCGCCCTCTTCACGGTCAGGGACCGGGATGCTGGTGCCAACGGGAAGATCACCTGTGCCCTGGAAGACCAGCTGTCGTTCTCCCTGCGACCAGCCTACAAGAATTACTATGAGCTGGTGACCGTGAGCGCGCTGGACCGGGAGGAGACGGCGCGGTACATCCTCACTGTCACAGCAGCAGACGCGGGGTCACCTCCTCTCACGACCACCCAGACCTTCACGGTGGACATCTCCGATGTGAACGACAACGCGCCTGTCTTCAACCAGACTTCGTACACCATGTACGTGCGTGAGAACAATGTGCCCACGGCGCTCGTTGGAGCCGTCAGCGCCTCGGATGCCGACGTGGGGCCCAATGCCAAGGTGACCTATTCCCTGGCCCCAGCGCACCCAGCAGAGCGGCCTCCCTGCTCCTGTATCTCTGTGAACTCTGAGAACGGGCACGTGTTTGTGCTGCGGCCCCTGGACTACGAGCATGTGAGGCAGATTGAGGTCTCAGTGAGCGCCTCTGACGCGGGGTCGCCTCGCCTTAGCGCCAACGTGACCGTCCGCCTTGTCGTGGTGGACGAGAATGACAATGCGCCTCTGGTGCTGCACCCCGCCCAGGACAGCAGCCCACCGTCCAGCGAGCTGGTGCCCATTTCGGCTGAGGCGGGGTACCTTGTCACCAAAGTGGTGGCTGTTGATGCCGACTCGGGGCAGAACTCGTGGCTCTCATACCACTTGCTGAAGGCCAGCGACCCCGGGCTGTTTGCGGTGGGTGCCCAAAGCGGGGAGGTGCGGCTGAGGAGGCCAGTGACGGAGAGGGACGCCGTGAAGCAAAAGCTCGTCATCCTGGTGCGAGACAACGGGCGGCCACCGCTGTCAGCCACTGCGGCACTGAGCATGCTCCTGCTCAGTGACTTCTCGGAGGTGCGCCTACcgcagagcagcctggccacGGAGGACGAGGGCAGCTCCCTGACCACCTATTTAATCATTTCATTGGTCTTTGTCTCGGTCCTCTTCCTCGCGTCCACGGTCGCCTTCGTCGCTCATAAGGTGTGCAAGAGAAAGGAGCTGAAGGGTGGGCACGTGCTTTACGGCACCGGCAacttgcagagcagcctggccgAGGCGGCCAATGCGGGGACCCTGCCCCACGCCTATTGCTACGAGGTCAGCCTCACAACAGGCTCGGGCAACAGCGAGTTCAAGTTCCTCAAGCccatcctccccagcctgccaccTCAGCACTGTGCCAGGGGCAGGGGTGCTGACGATGAACAGGATTTGCCCCAGGGCCCTATCACCATGGAGGACGTGGCACCAGACAACCCAGGGACGCTCTCTGCCGAACCGTTCAACAGTCTTTCCTTTACCTAG
- the LOC129212605 gene encoding protocadherin beta-15-like → MAIARQVLCLSAFLSLPHARSEPIRYSVAEEGESGSVVANVAEDAGLAPAQLSARRARLASEDGRQHFRLDRGTGRLVVAERLDREQLCGQSGTCTLPFELLLANPLQFFRVEVTVEDINDHSPVFPEQQVTFKIPERSDPGSRFPLEGAQDLDIGSNSIQAYSIAPENEYFSVSFGSRSKGKKYVELVLEKPLDREEQAEMHFSLIAMDGGTPPRSGTTQVHIVILDVNDNSPVFTEDVYIGQVLENAPEGSVVVKVVASDLDAGPNGAISYQFSQAVGQSPSAFVIDPVSGEIRLTKPLDFEVAENHDLSVRATDGGGLSAICKVLVEVVDVNDNAPELVVSSFSSPLPESASPGTVVALFTVRDRDAGANGKITCALEDQLSFSLRPAYKNYYELVTVSALDREETARYILTVTAADAGSPPLTTTQTFTVDISDVNDNAPVFNQTSYTMYVRENNVPTALVGAVSASDADVGPNAKVTYSLAPAHPAEQPPCSCISVNSENGHVFVLRPLDYEHVRQIEVSVSASDAGSPRLSANVTVRLVVVDENDNAPLVLHPAQDSSPPSSELVPISAEAGYLVTKVVAVDADSGQNSWLSYHLLKASDPGLFAVGAQSGEVRLRRPVTERDAVKQKLVILVRDNGRPPLSATAALSALLLSDFSEVRLPQSSLATEDEGSSLTTYLIISLVFVSVLFLASTVAFVAHKVCKRKELKGGHVLYGTGNLQSSLAEAANAGTLPHAYCYEVSLTTGSGNSEFKFLKPILPSLPPQHCARGGGADDEQDLPRGPITMEDMAPDNPGTLSAEPFNSLSFT, encoded by the coding sequence ATGGCGATCGCAAGGCAAGTGctttgtctctctgctttcctctccctgccgcaCGCTCGCTCCGAGCCCATCCGCTACTCCGTAGCCGAGGAGGGGGAGAGCGGCTCCGTGGTAGCGAACGTGGCGGAGGACGCGGGGCTGGCCCCGGCGCAGCTCTCGGCTCGCCGCGCCCGCCTGGCCTCGGAGGACGGCCGGCAGCACTTTCGCTTAGACCGCGGCACCGGCCGCCTCGTCGTGGCCGAGAGGCTGGACCGGGAGCAGCTGTGCGGGCAGTCCGGGACGTGCACGCTCCCCTTCGAGCTCCTGCTGGCAAACCCCCTGCAGTTCTTTCGGGTCGAGGTGACCGTGGAGGACATCAATGACCATTCGCCCGTTTTCCCCGAGCAACAGGTCACTTTTAAGATCCCGGAAAGGAGTGACCCGGGCTCGCGTTTCCCGCTGGAGGGGGCTCAGGACCTGGATATTGGCAGCAACAGCATCCAGGCTTACAGCATCGCTCCCGAGAACGAGTACTTTAGTGTCTCCTTTGGGAGTCGGAGTAAGGGCAAGAAGTACGTGGAACTGGTTTTGGAAAAGCCACTAGACAGAGAGGAGCAGGCGGAGATGCACTTCAGTCTCATTGCCATGGATGGAGGCACTCCACCCAGGAGCGGGACCACCCAAGTCCACATTGTCATTCTGGATGTAAATGACAACTCTCCGGTCTTCACAGAAGATGTGTACATTGGCCAGGTATTGGAAAATGCTCCGGAGGGCTCTGTGGTTGTCAAGGTGGTGGCATCCGATCTGGATGCGGGACCTAACGGGGCCATCTCCTATCAATTCAGCCAAGCGGTGGGCCAGAGCCCCTCAGCATTTGTCATTGACCCTGTGAGCGGTGAAATTAGACTCACAAAGCCTCTGGACTTTGAGGTGGCAGAGAATCACGACCTCAGCGTGCGGGCCACGGACGGCGGGGGCCTCTCAGCAATCTGCAAGGTGTTGGTGGAGGTGGTGGATGTGAATGACAACGCGCCGGAGCTGGTGGTCAGTTCCttcagcagccccctccccgagAGCGCATCACCCGGGACGGTGGTCGCCCTCTTCACGGTCAGGGACCGGGATGCTGGTGCCAACGGGAAGATCACCTGTGCCCTGGAAGACCAGCTGTCGTTCTCCCTGCGACCAGCCTACAAGAATTACTATGAGCTGGTGACTGTGAGCGCGCTGGACCGGGAGGAGACGGCGCGGTACATCCTCACTGTCACAGCAGCAGACGCGGGGTCACCTCCTCTCACGACCACCCAGACCTTCACGGTGGACATCTCTGATGTGAACGACAACGCGCCTGTCTTCAACCAGACTTCGTACACCATGTACGTGCGTGAGAACAATGTGCCCACGGCGCTCGTTGGAGCCGTCAGCGCCTCGGATGCCGACGTGGGGCCCAATGCCAAGGTGACCTATTCCCTGGCCCCAGCgcacccagcagagcagcctccctgctcctgtaTCTCTGTGAACTCTGAGAACGGGCACGTGTTTGTGCTGCGGCCCCTGGACTACGAGCATGTGAGGCAGATTGAGGTCTCAGTGAGCGCCTCTGACGCGGGGTCGCCTCGCCTTAGCGCCAACGTGACCGTCCGCCTTGTCGTGGTGGACGAGAATGACAATGCGCCTCTGGTGCTGCACCCCGCCCAGGACAGCAGCCCACCGTCCAGCGAGCTGGTGCCCATTTCGGCTGAGGCGGGGTACCTCGTCACCAAAGTGGTGGCTGTTGATGCTGACTCGGGGCAGAACTCGTGGCTCTCGTACCACTTGCTGAAGGCCAGCGACCCCGGGCTGTTTGCGGTGGGTGCCCAAAGCGGGGAGGTGCGGCTGAGGAGGCCAGTGACGGAGAGAGACGCCGTGAAGCAGAAGCTCGTCATCCTGGTGCGAGACAACGGGCGGCCACCGCTGTCAGCCACTGCGGCACTGAGCGCACTCCTGCTCAGTGACTTCTCGGAGGTGCGCCTAccacagagcagcctggccacGGAGGACGAGGGCAGCTCCCTGACCACCTATTTAATCATTTCATTGGTCTTTGTCTCGGTCCTCTTCCTCGCGTCCACGGTCGCCTTCGTCGCTCATAAGGTGTGCAAGAGAAAGGAGCTGAAGGGTGGGCACGTGCTTTACGGCACCGGCAacttgcagagcagcctggccgAGGCGGCCAATGCGGGGACCCTGCCCCACGCCTATTGCTACGAGGTCAGCCTCACAACAGGCTCGGGCAACAGCGAGTTCAAGTTCCTCAAGCccatcctccccagcctgccaccTCAGCACTGTGCCAGGGGCGGGGGCGCCGATGATGAACAGGATTTGCCCCGGGGCCCTATCACCATGGAGGACATGGCACCAGACAACCCAGGGACGCTCTCTGCCGAACCATTCAACAGTCTTTCCTTTACCTAG